From a region of the Phycisphaerales bacterium AB-hyl4 genome:
- a CDS encoding hemolysin III family protein, which yields MRYYAGPGHEETRVEEFASVLTHGLGVVLAIAALAMMLHYALLQGDAWHVVTLAIFGASLVAVYLASTLYHAVLYHHRSGPRWRRAMRICDHACIYLLIAGTYTPFMLVTIGGPWGWSIFGVMWALAATGIVLKLRYTGQFPMVSTGIYIAMGWMALACGGQVIEATSTVGLAWLVAGGVAYTGGVAFYLWDHLPFNHAIWHLFVVAGSACHVTAAFYDVLPG from the coding sequence ATGCGGTACTACGCAGGGCCCGGACACGAAGAAACACGGGTGGAAGAGTTCGCCAGCGTCCTCACGCACGGGCTCGGCGTGGTGCTGGCGATCGCAGCGCTGGCGATGATGCTGCACTACGCGCTGCTGCAAGGCGATGCGTGGCATGTCGTCACGCTCGCGATCTTCGGCGCGTCGCTGGTGGCGGTCTACCTCGCGTCAACCTTGTATCACGCGGTGCTCTATCACCACCGCAGCGGCCCGCGCTGGCGGCGGGCGATGCGCATCTGCGACCATGCGTGCATCTACCTGTTGATCGCCGGCACGTACACGCCGTTCATGCTCGTGACCATCGGCGGGCCCTGGGGCTGGAGCATCTTCGGCGTCATGTGGGCGCTCGCGGCCACGGGCATCGTGCTCAAGCTTCGCTACACCGGCCAGTTCCCCATGGTCTCGACCGGCATCTATATCGCCATGGGCTGGATGGCGCTGGCCTGCGGCGGACAGGTGATCGAAGCCACGAGCACCGTGGGCCTCGCCTGGCTGGTGGCGGGCGGCGTGGCGTACACCGGCGGCGTGGCGTTCTACCTCTGGGACCACCTGCCGTTCAACCACGCGATCTGGCATCTGTTCGTCGTCGCGGGCAGCGCCTGCCATGTGACCGCGGCGTTTTATGATGTGCTGCCGGGGTGA
- the argF gene encoding ornithine carbamoyltransferase, whose product MNHFITIADHSKETIQHILDVGLKLRAERERGKRNQPVLDGQTLAMIFEKPSLRTRVSFEQAMFELGGQSIVLDQSQVGLGKRESVADVTRVLCGMVQGIAARVFEHEKLEQMARHGDKPVINMLSDYTHPCQALADVMTMIDAFAPDTHDLTGRTLAFVGDGNNVVRSLAAICGRLGMNFVVASPGGYELEQAYVDRIMADSPNMNFDMTRDAKQAVRDADAIYTDTFVSMGQEAEKQTRLRAFEDYRLTESLLAEAPDHAIVLHCLPAYRGVEITDEVIDGPRSRVFPQAHNRLHAQKGLLAVLMGGQ is encoded by the coding sequence ATGAACCACTTCATTACCATTGCCGACCACAGCAAAGAGACGATTCAACACATCCTCGACGTCGGCTTGAAACTGCGCGCCGAGCGCGAGCGCGGCAAGCGCAACCAGCCCGTACTCGACGGCCAGACGCTGGCGATGATTTTCGAAAAGCCCTCGCTTCGCACGCGCGTGAGCTTCGAACAGGCGATGTTCGAACTCGGCGGGCAGTCGATCGTGCTCGACCAGTCGCAGGTCGGGCTCGGCAAGCGCGAAAGCGTCGCCGACGTGACGCGCGTGCTCTGCGGCATGGTGCAGGGCATCGCGGCGCGGGTGTTCGAACACGAAAAGCTCGAACAGATGGCCCGCCACGGCGACAAGCCAGTGATCAACATGCTCAGCGACTACACGCACCCCTGCCAGGCGCTGGCGGATGTGATGACGATGATCGACGCGTTCGCGCCGGACACGCATGACCTCACGGGGCGAACGCTTGCGTTTGTGGGCGATGGCAATAACGTGGTGCGCAGCCTCGCGGCGATCTGCGGCCGACTGGGCATGAACTTTGTCGTCGCCAGCCCGGGCGGATATGAACTGGAACAGGCATATGTCGATCGCATCATGGCGGACTCGCCGAATATGAACTTCGACATGACCCGCGACGCGAAGCAGGCGGTGCGCGACGCGGACGCGATCTATACCGACACGTTTGTTTCCATGGGCCAGGAAGCCGAGAAGCAGACTCGGCTGCGTGCGTTTGAAGATTATCGATTGACCGAATCCCTGCTGGCCGAGGCGCCGGATCACGCGATCGTCTTGCACTGCCTGCCGGCGTATCGCGGGGTTGAGATCACCGATGAAGTGATCGACGGCCCGCGCAGCAGGGTGTTCCCGCAGGCGCACAATCGACTGCATGCCCAGAAGGGTCTGCTCGCGGTACTGATGGGCGGGCAATAG